The Aphanothece sacrum FPU1 nucleotide sequence AAAATAACAATTTTCTTGGCATTTAATTTTTTTTCTGCATAATTGGCTAATATAGGAGCATTGGCCGCATCAGAAGGTACAGTACGAAAGAAAACTTTATGCTCACTTTTTTGATTAATTTCGTGTAAGCTAATAGCGGTACTTGTTGGTGAAATCATCGCTAATTGTTGTGTTTCATAAGTCGGCAATGCTTCTATGCTCGCATCACTAGAATTATGTCCAATTACCGCTAAAATATAGGGATTTTTACTAAGTTCTTGAGCGACAATAGGAGCAATTTTAGATTCATTTCCATCATTAACAATGACTATTTCTAGTAAGCGATTTTGAATTCCACCTGCTTCATTAACTTGGGTCTGAACATCAGCAATACCCCGCAAAATTTCTTGAGCAGATTTAGGTTTACTGACATCACCTTTACTCGGAACAACAACCGCAATAGTTAAAGGACAACCCTTATTTCCTGTGGTAAACTCTTGACGTGCTTGAGCATTATTACGGTAAATTTGGGGTTCAGGGTCAGTTCTAGCAGCATCAACCGCATAATCAAAAAAGGTCTTAGCTTGTTCGTAGTTTCCTATTTTAAATTTCTCAGTTCCTCGGTTAAGATCTATGTTAGGTTCTCCTTGAAAAAGACTTCTTTGTCCTAAACTAAATCTTTCTGGTTCTTGTGTGGGTTGAAATATCAAACATTCCTTAGTATCAGGAGTATTGTTATTTGAAATTGTTGGTTCCGGTGTTGGTTCCGGTGTTTTTTTATTAATAATAAAACCGTAAACCGCACCTCCTAAAATTCCTACACCTAATATTACTGCGCCTAAAACAATTGGTAAATTAGAATTATTCGTAGGTGATGTTGTCTTTTGTGTTGAAGAAGTCGAACCACTAGAAGTTTGTGGTTGACCAGTTGAATGAGGAGATGTTGCACCGCAGTCGATACACTCTAAACCGTCTTCGACAAAGCGTTCTTCATGGGGTTTATTAGATGGCCCCGTACATTTCCATTTCTTTTTTCCACCCATGATAATCAAGTTTATTAACAATATTTTATTAAGTATATAATATCTATCATAATTTTATGGTTCTACCGGACTTACTATGCTAAATTAATAATGAATAAAAGGCTAAAGCCTTATGCTATAGAAACGAAGTCCGACGAGCGCGGACTAAAGTCTAGGTTGCGTAGGCAACCTTTGTTTGTATAGCTTAACTCTTCAGAGTTAAAGTTCATTGTTTGTGATAATTTAACACACCTCGTTCCTCTAACACCCACTGTCCATTTCCTCCTGACACTTTCCCTGGTTTAACCAGTTGAAAGTTTTTGGGATTTGAGTTATCTTTTTTATAATCCTCACACTTAAATAATACTTCAACTGATGTCATATCGTTTGTATTTAGTGCGTCTTCTTTGGGGACAAGATACAAGTTACCCTGAATATTCACTATCCAATATTTAGATGGACTCTGTTCAGTCAAAATAGGTTTCTTCCCACTTCCAGTACGACTGCTTTCAATACTTGTAGATTCGGTTGAAACAGAAATTAGTCCGTTATCATACTTAAGTAATTTATTATCATTATAAATAGAAATTAACTCTTGTTCATTCGTAATTGTTGCTTTTTTAGTAGCAAGTGCAGACGTTGATGAATAATGTCCTGAACCATTATTAGGGAGTGAATCGCTTTGTCGGGATGGAAAATTTGAAGGAGTTTGATTATTTGAGTACAATTTTTCTTGAGATAATTTATTAATTGTTATCTCTTGTTGTTTGTTGGTTTGTTTAAGCGACTCTAACTCTCTGTCAAGTTTATTGATTTCTTCTACTAACTGTTTAATATAATTCTCTAGTTTTAAAACAGTGTTTTGTTCATTGTGGTAATTATAAGTTGCTACTTTGTTTTTTGAAAAA carries:
- a CDS encoding ABC transporter substrate-binding protein, with amino-acid sequence MGGKKKWKCTGPSNKPHEERFVEDGLECIDCGATSPHSTGQPQTSSGSTSSTQKTTSPTNNSNLPIVLGAVILGVGILGGAVYGFIINKKTPEPTPEPTISNNNTPDTKECLIFQPTQEPERFSLGQRSLFQGEPNIDLNRGTEKFKIGNYEQAKTFFDYAVDAARTDPEPQIYRNNAQARQEFTTGNKGCPLTIAVVVPSKGDVSKPKSAQEILRGIADVQTQVNEAGGIQNRLLEIVIVNDGNESKIAPIVAQELSKNPYILAVIGHNSSDASIEALPTYETQQLAMISPTSTAISLHEINQKSEHKVFFRTVPSDAANAPILANYAEKKLNAKKIVIFYDSKSVYSKSLTEEIENALTSATIMNKISIEAEDFDVEKAVNSIKDEADTAILLPSVNSTSIAVRIAKKLKANTNIKLLGGDALYSPTTLEQGGNDVNNLYLVVPVAPSDTYTNKSQKVWGGNINWRTVASFDAAEAIIQAIKATKSPENVTRQDVLKELKSITIKTDGSGKSWKFDQGEPKIDPCIVKVDKDAPAPQGVEFGFKTLKCG